A window from Pangasianodon hypophthalmus isolate fPanHyp1 chromosome 4, fPanHyp1.pri, whole genome shotgun sequence encodes these proteins:
- the LOC128318120 gene encoding E3 ubiquitin-protein ligase TRIM39-like — MASSSSVLCEDQLQCSICLEVFTDPVSTPCGHNFCMICLREFWDSSSHCQCPMCKTEFPKRPDLRVNTFISALAASFKKSVQEKSSSAAEKLSQSLVLCDICCEKKLAALKSCLICMTSYCKTHLEPHERVSSLKKHKLMEPVENLEDYICQKHERPLELFCRDDQTCVCQFCTEGDHKTHSTVPIEEAAEEKKTELGKTRAEVQQMIQERLKKIEELKHSVELNKKNTEKEKLDVVEIFSALMRCIERSQAELLKVMEEKQNAAERQAEELIKELEQEITELKRRNTELEQLSYTEDHLHLLQISPSLCSPPHTQDWTDVTITSHLSVETLRRNLSQLQQTLSEEMEKLPEIKLKRIQQYAVNVTLDPDTAHPQLILSDDMKEVTCGDKKQKLSDNPERFRYCACVLGKEEFSSGRFYYEVQVRGKTKWDLGVVQESINRKGKITASPENGYWCVWLRNKTEYKALDSPSVALSLKQAPQKVGVFVDCEEGLISFYDVDAKSHIYSFTGLSFTEKLYPVFSPCTNDGGKNSAPLIICPVSQI, encoded by the exons ATGGCTTCCTCCAGCAGTGTCCTGTGTGAAGATCAGCTCCAGTGCTCCATCTGTCTGGAGGTGTTCACTGATCCAGTCTCTACTCCATGTGGACACAACTTCTGTATGATCTGTCTCAGAGAGTTCTGGGACAGCAGTTCACACTGCCAGTGTCCAATGTGTAAGACGGAATTCCCTAAACGTCCTGATCTACGTGTGAATACATTCATCTCTGCACTTGCTGCTTCATTTAAGAAGTCAGTTCAGGAGAAATCCAGCAGCGCTGCAGAAAAACTCAGCCAATCTCTAGTGCTCTGTGATATCTGCTGTGAAAAGAAACTTGCAGCTCTGAAGTCCTGCCTGATCTGTATGACCTCTTACTGCAAGACTCACCTGGAACCTCATGAGAGAGTTTCTTCATTAAAGAAGCACAAACTGATGGAGCCtgtggagaacctggaggactACATCTGCCAGAAACATGAGAGACCCCTGGAGCTGTTCTGTAGAGATGAccagacgtgtgtgtgtcagttctgTACTGAGGGAGACCACAAAACTCACAGCACCGTTCCTATAGAGGAGGCGGCTGAAGAGAAGAAG aCTGAGTTGGGAAAGACACGAGCAGAAGTTCAGCAGATGATCCAGGAGCGACTGAAGAAGATTGAGGAACTCAAACACTCTGTAGAACTCAATAAA aaaaacacagagaaggaGAAACTAGACGTTGTGGAGATCTTCAGTGCTCTGATGCGCTGCATTGAGAGAAGCCAGGCTGAGCTGCTTAAGGTGATGGAGGAGAAGCAGAACGCAGCAGAGAGGCAGGCTGAAGAGTTGATTAAAGAGCTGGAGCAGGAAATCACTGAGCTAAAGAGGAGAaacactgagctggagcagctctCATACACTGAGGATCATCTCCACCTCCTACAG ATTTCCCCGTCACTGTGCAGCCCTCCACACACCCAGGACTGGACTGACGTCACAATTACCTCTCATCTGAGTGTGGAGACTCTGAGGAGAAATCTGTCTCAGCTTCAGCAAACTCTCAGTGAGGAAATGGAGAAGCTACCAGAGATTA AACTGAAGAGAATTCAACAATATGCAG tgaaTGTGACTCTGGATCCTGATACAGCTCATCCTCAACTCATCCTGTCTGATGATATGAAAGAAGTTACATGTGGAGACAAAAAACAGAAGCTCTCTGATAATCCAGAGAGGTTTCGTTATTGTGCCTGTGTGCTGGGGAAGGAGGAATTCTCTTCAGGGAGATTTTACTATGAGGTGCAGGTCAGAGGAAAGACTAAGTGGGATTTAGGAGTGGTCCAAGAGTCCATTAACAGGAAAGGGAAGATTACAGCCAGTCCTGAGAATGGATACTGGTGTGTGTGGCTGAGGAATAAGACTGAATATAAGGCTCTGGACTCACCCTCTGTCGCCCTCTCCTTGAAACAGGCTCCTCAGAAGGTGGGAGTGTTTGTAGATTGTGAGGAGGGTCTGATCTCCTTCTATGATGTTGATGCCAAATCTCATATTTACTCTTTCACTGGTCTGTCTTTCACTGAGAAACTTTATCCAGTCTTCAGCCCCTGCACTAATGATGGAGGTAAAAACTCAGCACCACTGATCATCTGTCCTGTTAGTCAAATCTAA